In one window of Myxocyprinus asiaticus isolate MX2 ecotype Aquarium Trade chromosome 43, UBuf_Myxa_2, whole genome shotgun sequence DNA:
- the LOC127433379 gene encoding purine-rich element-binding protein gamma-like has product MIMADSHRRGMDRGRMTSGYSQQCESSKASDIQELASKRVDIQKKRFYLDVKQSTRGRFLKIAEVWIGRGRNDNIRKSKLTLSMSMAPDLRYCLGDFIDYYAHIGLRGCQQAPRPEEQSNGQGRVMDSRRRAAPDQPASSTGSAASEEQIHRVLKSEFIERDNRKYYLDLKENQRGRFLRIRQTVNRGHGTMGYYGQGIEQTIVLPAQGLIEFRDALSQLIDDYGDDEPDRASRNHEESPELPEAASFRVDNKRFYFDLGSNRFGVFLKISEVRQPYRNTITVPLKAWARFGENFIRYEEEMRHIFSCHKDKRTDTDEHDD; this is encoded by the coding sequence ATGATTATGGCCGATAGTCACCGGAGGGGGATGGACAGAGGCAGGATGACATCAGGATACTCGCAGCAGTGTGAGAGCAGCAAAGCATCAGACATACAGGAGCTCGCGTCCAAACGTGTGGACATCCAGAAGAAGCGCTTCTACCTGGACGTCAAGCAGAGCACCAGGGGTCGCTTCCTGAAGATCGCCGAGGTGTGGATCGGCCGAGGCCGGAATGACAACATACGAAAGAGCAAGCTCACCCTGTCCATGTCCATGGCGCCCGATTTGCGCTACTGCCTGGGGGATTTCATCGATTATTACGCGCACATCGGGCTCCGAGGATGCCAGCAGGCGCCGCGGCCGGAGGAGCAGAGTAACGGCCAGGGCCGCGTGATGGACTCCCGCAGGAGAGCAGCGCCGGATCAGCCGGCATCATCCACCGGCTCCGCCGCGTCCGAGGAGCAGATCCACCGGGTGTTGAAGAGCGAGTTCATCGAGAGGGACAACAGGAAATACTATCTGGACCTGAAGGAGAACCAGCGTGGTCGGTTCCTGCGCATCAGACAGACCGTCAACAGAGGACACGGCACCATGGGCTACTACGGTCAGGGCATCGAGCAGACGATCGTGCTGCCCGCTCAAGGGCTCATCGAATTCAGGGACGCGCTGTCTCAACTCATTGACGATTACGGCGATGACGAGCCCGACCGGGCCTCGCGGAACCACGAGGAGTCGCCCGAGCTCCCCGAGGCCGCGTCGTTCCGTGTCGACAATAAACGCTTTTATTTCGACCTGGGCTCGAACAGGTTCGGCGTGTTTCTGAAGATTAGCGAGGTTCGGCAGCCTTACAGGAACACCATCACCGTTCCTCTGAAAGCCTGGGCCCGTTTCGGCGAGAACTTCATCAGGTATGAGGAGGAGATGCGACACATCTTCAGCTGCCATAAAGACAAGCGGACAGACACAGACGAGCACGATGATTGA